A DNA window from Engystomops pustulosus chromosome 6, aEngPut4.maternal, whole genome shotgun sequence contains the following coding sequences:
- the LOC140065147 gene encoding uncharacterized protein, producing the protein MDRVKMMERIFQLTLEILFYITGEDYTVVRKTSSGRCQTPVYEGRGRTLSPIPAPPPHPRIHNDIKEQKILEVTHKMIELLTGEVPIRCQDVAVYFSMEEWEYLEGHKDVYKDVMMEDHQPLTSAGRSSKRTSPERCPSPLLLPQDCSKEKYVPQDHQGEAVKNIPAPETYVRGDERCKEEIPTGNCPDDNTRSSEEHLISENTQNAHEQHDPIKWVVATQSLWTVEPNIGHNVVFQSHHNGEKSHKGSECGENYSDKTELERQQRIHTEEKSLSQMECKTRCTDKGNCANHRRSYTKQKPFSCSECKRSFNYKSDFLAHQRRHTGEKPFSCSECEKCYSTKSDLVRHLITHTGARPFSCKECGKSFIQKSHLSRHLRFHTGEKQFPCSECGKSYFNKSDLFKHQRVHTGVRPFSCTECGRFFNDSQNLKRHQRTHTGD; encoded by the exons ATGGACAGGGTCAAGATGATGGAGAGAatattccagctcaccctagagattctcttctatattactggagag gattacacagtagtgaggaagacctctagtgggcgctgtcagacccctgtgtatgaaggacgggggagaaccctgagcccaatcccggctcctccacctcacccccggATACATAATGACATCaaggagcagaagatcctagaagtcacccacaagatgattgagctgctgactggagag gttcctataaggtgtcaggatgtggctgtctatttctccatggaggagtgggagtatttagaaggacacaaagatgtgtacaaggacgtcatgatggaggaccaccagcccctcacatcagcag gtagatccagtaagagaacatcaccggagagatgtcccagtcctcttcttctaccacaggattgttcaaaAGAGAAATATGTCCcccaggatcatcag GGTGAAGCtgtgaagaatattcctgccccagagacatatgtgaggggcgatgagcgatgtaaggaggagattcctacaggtaactgcccag atgacaacaccaggagctcagaggaacatctgatatcagAAAATACTCAAAATGCTCATGAACAGCATGATCCTATTAAATGGGTTGTAGCTACACAATCATTATGGACTGTTGAGCCGAATATAGGTCATAATGTTGTATTTCAAAGTCATCACAATGGGGAGAAGTCGCATAAAGGTTCAGAATGTGGTGAAAATTATAGCGATAAAACAGAACTGGAAAGACAACAGAGAATTCATACCGAGGAAAAATCATTATCGCAAATGGAATGTAAGACACGTTGTACAGATAAAGGAAATTGTGCCAACCATCGGAGAAGTTACACAAagcagaagccattttcatgctctgaATGTAAAAGAAGTTTTAACTATAAATCGGACTTTCTTGCACATCAGAGAaggcacacgggggagaagccattttcatgttcagaatgtgagaaatgttATAGTACgaaatcagatcttgtaagaCATTTAATAACTCACACGGGGGCGAGGCCATTTTCATGTAAAGAATGTGGGAAATCTTTCATCCAGAAATCACATCTCAGTAGACATCTGAgatttcacacaggagagaagcaatttccatgttcagaatgtggaaaaagttATTTCAATAAATCAGATCTTTTTAAACATCAAAGAGTTCACACGGGGGTGAGGCCTTTTTCTTGTACAGAATGTGGGAGATTTTTCAATGATTCACAAAATCTTaaaagacatcagagaactcacactggggattag
- the LOC140065146 gene encoding uncharacterized protein, which yields MDRDRVKIMERIFQLTLEILFYITGEDYTVVKKTSSGRCQAPVYEGRGRTLSPIPAPPPHPLIHDDINEQKILEVTHKMMELLTGEVPIRCQDVAVYFSMEEWEYLEGHKDVYKDVMMEDHQPLTSAGRSSKRTSPERCPSPLLLPQDCSVEKYVPQDHQGEAVKNITAPETYVRGDERCKEEIPTGNCPDDNTRSSEEHLISEFIGEPSYIAQDTHEQHGPIKWVVSTQSLWTVEPNRGHIVVFQSHHNGEKSHKGSECGENHSDKTELERQQRIHTKEKSSQMECKTRCTDKGNCVNHRRSYTKQKPFSCSECKKGFNYKSDFLVHQRSHTGEKPFSCSECGKCYSTKSDLSRHLITHTGERPFLCTECGKSFSQKSHLSRHQRLHTGEKPFSCSECGKDYFAKSDLFRHQRVHTGVKPFYCTECGRSFSDSQNLKRHQRIHTGD from the exons ATGGACAGAGACAGGGTCAAGATAATGGAGAGAatattccagctcaccctagagattctcttctatattactggagag gattacacagtagtgaagaagacctctagtgggcgctgtcaggcccctgtgtatgaaggacgggggagaaccctgagcccaatcccggctcctccacctcaccccctgatacatgatgacatcaatgagcagaagatactagaagtcacccacaagatgatggagctgctgactggagag gttcctataaggtgtcaggatgtggctgtctatttctccatggaggagtgggagtatttagaaggacacaaagatgtgtacaaggacgtcatgatggaggaccaccagcccctcacatcagcag gtagatccagtaagagaacatcaccggagagatgtcccagtcctcttcttctaccacaggattgttcagtggagaaatatgtcccacaggatcatcag GGTGAAGCTGTGAAGAATATTACtgctccagagacatatgtgaggggcgatgagcgatgtaaggaggagattcctacaggtaactgcccag atgacaacaccaggagctcagaggaacatctgatatcagAATTTATAGGAGAGCCTTCTTATATTGCACAAGATACTCATGAACAGCATGGTCCTATTAAATGGGTTGTATCTACACAATCACTATGGACTGTTGAGCCGAATAGAGGTCATATTGTTGTATTTCAAAGTCATCACAATGGGGAGAAGTCGCATAAAGGTTCAGAATGTGGTGAAAATCATAGCGATAAAACAGAACTGGAAAGACAACAGAGAATTCATACCAAGGAAAAGTCATCGCAAATGGAATGTAAGACACGTTGTACAGATAAAGGAAATTGTGTCAACCATCGGAGAAGTTACACAAagcagaagccattttcatgctctgaATGTAAAAAAGGTTTTAACTATAAATCAGACTTTCTTGTACATCAGAGaagccacacgggggagaagccattttcatgttcagaatgtgggaaatgttatagtaCGAAATCAGATCTTAGTAGGCATTTAataactcacacgggggagaggccatttttatgtacagaatgtgggaaatctttCAGCCAGAAATCACATCTTAGTAGACATCAGAgacttcacacaggagagaagccattttcatgttcagaatgtggaaaagatTATTTCGCGAAATCAGATCTTTTTAGACATCAAAGAGTTCACACGGGGGTGAAGCCATTTTATTGTACAGAATGTGGGAGATCTTTCAGTGATTCACAAAATCTTaaaagacatcagagaattcacactggggattag